In the genome of Amphiura filiformis chromosome 11, Afil_fr2py, whole genome shotgun sequence, the window TCATCAAAAACCAGATCGGTAACAATCATTTTCAAACAGCCTGTATAACGTAACACATTGTTGCGAGAGCCAAATATCAAAAGATGCATGCTGCCCAGCGAAAGTAAACTTGTATATACTGCATGCATTGCACacttaatataattaatatataattatataattttgaaaagaaaaggtcAATCACAATCCCTGACCCAGGTCACAATCTGTGGGTGATATCACTGCTTTTACCATACGACTGTTTTTCCACATACAACTATTTTACTTGTGTAATAAAGGAACAGAACTATTTTAATTATCACTCTCCACCCTTCTTTTTCTTCACAGAATGCTAGTGAACACTGAGAAAAGATGGAAACCGATATTGCTTTCTACGCAAGACTTGAATTTCATGAGCAACTTGGTGAAGGAGCATTTGGCACAGTAAACCGAGTGACATTTAAGAAACCATATAAAGGGTACAATGAAGCTGCAGCGAAGAATATTCGAAAACTGAGAAGAGAGGAGGTTGATATTATGCGCAAGCTTAACCACCCACATATCGTCAAATTCATTGCTCTATATTCAAATGGTCCAATCAATATCATTCTCCTTGAATACGCACACAATGGGTCGCTATATGACTATCTATCAGACCATGCCAAGCCTCTACCAAGTTCCTTACAGCGTAAGTGGGCAAGACAGGCTGCTCTAGCAATAAAATATCTTCACAAGTGTAAGTGTCTTCATAGGGACATTAAACCAAGCAACTGCCTATTGTTCAAGAACAATACCCTGAAACTGTGCGACTTTGGACTTGCACGAGAATTTGACCATCCGTATGTGCTCTCCAGTGGAAAAGGCACATACCAGTACATGGCACCAGAGATAATCAACACCAATAACAACAACCAAGCCACTTTCTCTACATACACAGACATCTATGCCTATGGAATGTTACTCCTTGCTATATACACCCGCAAAACCCCATTCCATGGTATGCTTTATGCCTATGTTGTCTTTCAAGTCGGAAGTGGAAAGCTGCAGCCAGATATACCAGAGCATGTCCCTCAGGACCTGAAAGAAGTGATGAGAAAATGCTGGCAACTTGACCCAAGGAAACGTCCTACCATTGACAGCATGCTGGAAGGCAAGTCTGTTGTTAAATACTATTACTATCCATatcaatctgatccactcaatgCTTTTAAGCATAcaatttatggcattttgatgttCTTGAGCTTGATGAAATTGTTCCTCAAGAGTTGGTCAATTTAAATCATTAACCTTAATTAGGTTGCTACATCAACTCAACAAACTAAATAATCAAATTTCACCACTTTTTCCCTCATTCCCTCATCTtatttaggatttttttttatcttacatGGGTAAAATCATTtattattagggaacaaaccaacagATTCAAGTTGATCAACACTAGTATCCACTCCCCCCGACCCCAATACTTTTCTTATTACCCCTATAAAGACCTTTTTTGAGGAGGGGGCACTCAATGCTGTGGTTTGCATTATGTGCAGTCCTAAAGACCTCCTGTTTTTATCCATTTCCCCCAAGCCCCTCTATTTTTTATCCACCATCCACCAAAGACCCAATAATTTTTCTTATTTCCCTTCATCAAATACctgtttaaaacaaaatcttcACCAAAAGAacctcttttttgccccaaaagtccTTTTTTCTAAAGTCTTCCTGAAAGACccccattttgtatattttaacaTGAAAGTCACCTATATTTCACAAAATGTTTGCCCTCAAAAGACCCCCTGTTGAAAGTTGCATCAGCACATGTATGTCACTTTCTTGTTTGAGTGCCTCACCCGGGTGAGGGGTCAGCTTTGTAAAAAAACTAGTTATGATTAGCACTTCATCAATCTTCTGATTTGTTTCTTTATTATCTTCTATATGTTGTCACAAAACTATTAAAATCATTTATTATTATGGAACAAACCAAAAAATTCATGAAGCCAAGAACAAAACTAGTAGCTACTAGAACTTTTCTCAGAGTGGAAGGGGTTTCAAATGCCGATTACATAGgtctactttaaaaaaaaccatcaaTGTTATTTTCAACCTACTTCCAATTTCAACTCAAGGGAGGGGTCAGTTTTGTAATGAAACTACTTTCGgttttataggacttcatcaatcTTTGTTTATCTACTTTATTATCATAATTACCTTTTCTATATTGTTACAAAAGAATgttacattttattattatttgactGTTAACAGGTACACTACATCAATGGACACAGCAAAAGAAGATCCAACTTAGCAATCCAGTGTTAGCTACAAGAATAGCCCTACATCCCAATGGCAATATGGTGATTTCCTTACTCAAGCAGGTTCATCTTCTTGATGGTGATGGCAAGTACAAAATGTCACTGACTTCACCTGAAACAGAAGGGCCATGGTCTGACGATATCAGAGCAGTATCTATCTCACCACAAGGAGATGTGTACATTGTAGAGTGGGATAGCCACCTTGTTAGGGTGTTCAGTGAAAGTGGTATATACACCCACAGTTTTTCTATTTTGACTGAAGGTGAGGATCCCAGTACACCTGTTCGCCCTGTAGGTGCAGTCATTGACAGGGATGGCAAGTTGCTGGTGAGTGACACTGAACGTGGTGTCATTACAATACACACATGTCCTGGTGGTGAGATAATAAGTCTAATCAACTTTAGGTTATTAGGCAGACAAACTAAAATACCAGCTTCTGTGAACAGCAGGAAACACATTCTGTGCTTTTCTTGTAACATACGTTCAAAGTGTAGTCAAGTGGTAGCCTTAGATTACTCAGGAAATGAGTTGTATTCATTCACTCCCAAGATAGATGAAGATGTAGGTGAGTCATGGGTGTATGCTGGTGGTATGGTGTGTGATTCCCATGACAATGTATTCATTGCCTTGCATGTTGTTGCAAAAGTACACACCAGTCACATCCACAAGTACAGTCCCACTGGTACATTCCTTGAATGTATTGCCAAAAGGCTGTACTTGGCCCATGATTTATACATGACACAGGATGGTTCCTCACTAGTTGTTGCCAATTTCACATCAATACTGACATATGGTTTGGACTAGTAGGATTAGATAGCAAGGCAATTTTATTTCTATATTGATCCTGTAAACACGGTAAAGAAAAATTCTCTTCCTGGTTCAAATTCAAAGccaaatttctgcatttctaCCACCTCAAACACAAATGTAGTATCTACATTTTTGTAATAACCTGAGAAAATAACAGTTTTCATTTGATTACACATGGAAATACATACAAATAACATAGTGTTTAGGAAGGTGAGATGGGGTAACACACGCCACACGGCTGCTTCCCTTTATGAGATATCTCCTCCCCCTCTATATAACCCCTGGGATATAACCTGAGAAAATAACAATTTCCATTTGATTACTGAGCGATATGATTAAGTGTTTTCTCAACTTTTCGATTACACATAAAGCAAAGACCGGGTTCACTTGATGCACTGTGCTGTTGATGTTTTTATACATACTACATTTTTTACTTGGTGAAGTTGATActcatatttgcaaacattttttctcTCGCTGGCCAGAACCAGCGAGAGTATTTGATTCCAGAATATGTGGAAACAGTGGATACAACCTGATCTGGGCGCGTGCGGGTTGTTTACTAGCCTTCCCGAAAAGCACAGATCCTGGGAAAAGAAAAGTAACTGCATCTGGCATAGGCCTTTACTACGCCAATTCAACCACATTTTTTCGAAGACCTTGTTTTGGAGGCAACTTGTTTAAAATGCTTTCTATCTATGTTTTTAACATGTTCCCTATTAAAGTAACTGCATCCCATAGGCCAGCGAGAGCAGTTTTTTCGAAGACCTTGTTTGTTTTGGGGGAGGGGCTGTTTTGTTCATTGGAAAGATTCTACTTCATGACCAATTCCTTTCTGAAAGTCAAAATCTCACAATTTGCAGTTAGTGCATGCATTCTTAGTTTGGGCAAGGGGAGGCATAGAGAACTCCATCCCCtccctatatgtgaccatccacaacgAATCAAGTGTAAAGTTGCACTTTTGAGTATCTTAGGTTAGTAAACAGTGGAAATCTCTGTAAGGGTAGCTACAGATTCcgtatgttacgtataatatttgATTTGTAATACAAAAAGTATTACATgtcaaataaaaagtatgtaccgcgaaaatatatattttgctattaTCACAGGTTGCTTTTTGATCTAGAGTTGCCCAATTTCTatgagtggtaaatttagtgagtgttttGATGTTGTCTTAGATTTTCACCTCTACTCGTTGAAATATTATCATAAAAATTACCGGGAAAAATTATGTTCAATGCATATCATTTACTATATAGCCTATATGACAAATGTGTAAAGCAGTGGTAGACAAAATATCTGTGGTTATACTTATCATCacaaatacatccataaacgtatAATAGTGTTAATCATAATATGCAATGCTTTCTATACATGTCTATGGTAAACATAGGCCcactattaataataatagtagtaaatgcatttttttttctattattattattttttgcacaGTAGTAACATTTTTAGGCAAAAATGACATACCCAATACAAACACAAATCAGCACAGAAAACATACATTTTCCGTCAGAGAGAGATATTTGGTCTTATCACTGACATTAAAGCTACAAAAcggacgatcttttaaaatcattttaatcaAATTGCTTATTtgttaaacctgattttttggcatatttgtaatcttTACACAATGTCTCAACTTATATCTAATTGGAATCGACCCATTAAATGTGCTTGTGGGAcaacaattttgaattaaaataatgtaattgtgacattttaattcccctagaacaccacagttaaggtaatacgatgtattgttggtcgaagcagcaacaaaacaatgtagttcacagcatcttgcgaatggtagtgagctttaggaaaaattgcattgctcaattcatagcgagcgtgtagaagaattcaaatatcacaggtatacttttgtaggtcctgtggttcttgagttatgttgtaaagagggctgaaacaacaacacttttgtaaaacgtacagaactcattaacaacaataaattaagcagggttttaaagtatatgatttgtagaatgaactt includes:
- the LOC140165095 gene encoding uncharacterized protein → METDIAFYARLEFHEQLGEGAFGTVNRVTFKKPYKGYNEAAAKNIRKLRREEVDIMRKLNHPHIVKFIALYSNGPINIILLEYAHNGSLYDYLSDHAKPLPSSLQRKWARQAALAIKYLHKCKCLHRDIKPSNCLLFKNNTLKLCDFGLAREFDHPYVLSSGKGTYQYMAPEIINTNNNNQATFSTYTDIYAYGMLLLAIYTRKTPFHGMLYAYVVFQVGSGKLQPDIPEHVPQDLKEVMRKCWQLDPRKRPTIDSMLEGTLHQWTQQKKIQLSNPVLATRIALHPNGNMVISLLKQVHLLDGDGKYKMSLTSPETEGPWSDDIRAVSISPQGDVYIVEWDSHLVRVFSESGIYTHSFSILTEGEDPSTPVRPVGAVIDRDGKLLVSDTERGVITIHTCPGGEIISLINFRLLGRQTKIPASVNSRKHILCFSCNIRSKCSQVVALDYSGNELYSFTPKIDEDVGESWVYAGGMVCDSHDNVFIALHVVAKVHTSHIHKYSPTGTFLECIAKRLYLAHDLYMTQDGSSLVVANFTSILTYGLD